The proteins below are encoded in one region of Drosophila santomea strain STO CAGO 1482 chromosome 2R, Prin_Dsan_1.1, whole genome shotgun sequence:
- the LOC120445959 gene encoding tumor protein D54 isoform X9: MEDHNTANLSEPASPANSVASAEIAAEFAALSVEEKEQRRAEWSQELARVEEEINTLRTVLASKTRHASDLKRKLGITVWKEVTDDMNQGLKNLKESTVYQSVEQSVGTFTKTVYEAPLYQRTESVLKSTGEKTASVFGSITSGISSKLSQMKNSESMRSIEASVGSAYENVKTKVTSRSGSVSSFPDALDENNTSSGLNSPTDSITK, translated from the exons ATGGAGGACC ATAATACAGCCAACCTGTCGGAGCCAGCATCTCCAGCTAATTCTGTGGCATCCGCAGAAATTGCCGCCGAGTTCGCTGCGCTTTCCGTCGAGGAAAAGGAGCAGCGTCGGGCCGAGTGGAGTCAG GAGCTCGCCCGCGTTGAGGAGGAGATCAACACGCTGCGAACTGTCCTAGCGTCTAAGACGCGCCATGCCTCCGATCTCAAGCGCAAGCTGGGCATCACCGTCTGGAAGGAGGTGACGGACGACATGAACCAGGGCCTTAAGAACCTCAAGGAGAGCACTGT ttacCAATCGGTGGAGCAGAGCGTGGGCACGTTTACTAAAACGGTGTACGAGGCACCACT ATACCAACGCACTGAGTCGGTGTTAAAGTCCACGGGCGAGAAGACCGCCTCGGTGTTTGGCAGCATCACCAGTGGCATTTCGTCGAAACTGTCGCAAATGAAAAACTCTGAATCGATGCGTTCTATCGAGGCTTCGGTGGGCTCTGCCTACGAGAACGTTAAA ACCAAGGTGACATCCCGCTCGGGTTCGGTATCCAGTTTCCCAGATGCCCTGGACGAGAACAACACATCCTCGGGTCTGAATTCACCCACAGACTCAATCACTAAATAG
- the LOC120445959 gene encoding uncharacterized protein LOC120445959 isoform X2, with amino-acid sequence MSESEPNSLEFIEDSYLPGIDDLTSTPSLDLETSESVLDWYEDGQEESEAELYLRNLTLDQIFYDVDSDYTNSLELQAVEADFIGAKLANQAPSSSMAKRFRLKFFAKRTMRDVKVTFIDFSKPYLAKISNSDNYKRFLNIGHRRRDNTANLSEPASPANSVASAEIAAEFAALSVEEKEQRRAEWSQELARVEEEINTLRTVLASKTRHASDLKRKLGITVWKEVTDDMNQGLKNLKESTVYQSVEQSVGTFTKTVYEAPLYQRTESVLKSTGEKTASVFGSITSGISSKLSQMKNSESMRSIEASVGSAYENVKTKVTSRSGSVSSFPDALDENNTSSGLNSPTDSITK; translated from the exons ATGAGCGAATCGGAACCGAATAGCCTGGAGTTCATTGAAGACTCCTATCTGCCTGGCATCGATGATCTCACCAGCACACCGTCGCTGGATCTGGAAACCAGCGAATCCGTCTTGGACTGGTACGAAGATGGGCAGGAGGAGAGCGAAGCTGAGCTATATCTGCGTAATCTGACGCTCGACCAGATATTCTACGATGTGGATTCGGACTACACGAATAGCCTGGAACTGCAGGCCGTGGAGGCGGACTTCATTGGCGCCAAGTTGGCCAATCAAGCACCATCCTCATCGATGGCCAAACGCTTCCGGTTGAAGTTCTTTGCCAAGCGAACCATGCGCGACGTTAAGGTCACGTTCATAGACTTCTCCAAGCCGTATCTGGCGAAAATATCGAACAGTGATAACTACAAGAGATTCCTCAACATTGGGCATAGACGTAGAG ATAATACAGCCAACCTGTCGGAGCCAGCATCTCCAGCTAATTCTGTGGCATCCGCAGAAATTGCCGCCGAGTTCGCTGCGCTTTCCGTCGAGGAAAAGGAGCAGCGTCGGGCCGAGTGGAGTCAG GAGCTCGCCCGCGTTGAGGAGGAGATCAACACGCTGCGAACTGTCCTAGCGTCTAAGACGCGCCATGCCTCCGATCTCAAGCGCAAGCTGGGCATCACCGTCTGGAAGGAGGTGACGGACGACATGAACCAGGGCCTTAAGAACCTCAAGGAGAGCACTGT ttacCAATCGGTGGAGCAGAGCGTGGGCACGTTTACTAAAACGGTGTACGAGGCACCACT ATACCAACGCACTGAGTCGGTGTTAAAGTCCACGGGCGAGAAGACCGCCTCGGTGTTTGGCAGCATCACCAGTGGCATTTCGTCGAAACTGTCGCAAATGAAAAACTCTGAATCGATGCGTTCTATCGAGGCTTCGGTGGGCTCTGCCTACGAGAACGTTAAA ACCAAGGTGACATCCCGCTCGGGTTCGGTATCCAGTTTCCCAGATGCCCTGGACGAGAACAACACATCCTCGGGTCTGAATTCACCCACAGACTCAATCACTAAATAG
- the LOC120445959 gene encoding tumor protein D52 isoform X10, whose amino-acid sequence MEDLSYDKVFEEVAFKGDNTANLSEPASPANSVASAEIAAEFAALSVEEKEQRRAEWSQELARVEEEINTLRTVLASKTRHASDLKRKLGITVWKEVTDDMNQGLKNLKESTVYQRTESVLKSTGEKTASVFGSITSGISSKLSQMKNSESMRSIEASVGSAYENVKTKVTSRSGSVSSFPDALDENNTSSGLNSPTDSITK is encoded by the exons ATGGAGGACC TTT CCTATGACAAAGTCTTTGAGGAAGTTGCTTTCAAAGGAG ATAATACAGCCAACCTGTCGGAGCCAGCATCTCCAGCTAATTCTGTGGCATCCGCAGAAATTGCCGCCGAGTTCGCTGCGCTTTCCGTCGAGGAAAAGGAGCAGCGTCGGGCCGAGTGGAGTCAG GAGCTCGCCCGCGTTGAGGAGGAGATCAACACGCTGCGAACTGTCCTAGCGTCTAAGACGCGCCATGCCTCCGATCTCAAGCGCAAGCTGGGCATCACCGTCTGGAAGGAGGTGACGGACGACATGAACCAGGGCCTTAAGAACCTCAAGGAGAGCACTGT ATACCAACGCACTGAGTCGGTGTTAAAGTCCACGGGCGAGAAGACCGCCTCGGTGTTTGGCAGCATCACCAGTGGCATTTCGTCGAAACTGTCGCAAATGAAAAACTCTGAATCGATGCGTTCTATCGAGGCTTCGGTGGGCTCTGCCTACGAGAACGTTAAA ACCAAGGTGACATCCCGCTCGGGTTCGGTATCCAGTTTCCCAGATGCCCTGGACGAGAACAACACATCCTCGGGTCTGAATTCACCCACAGACTCAATCACTAAATAG
- the LOC120445959 gene encoding tumor protein D52 isoform X4: MSESEPNSLEFIEDSYLPGIDDLTSTPSLDLETSESVLDWYEDGQEESEAELYLRNLTLDQIFYDVDSDYTNSLELQAVEADFIGAKLANQAPSSSMAKRFRLKFFAKRTMRDVKVTFIDFSKPYLAKISNSDNYKRFLNIGHRRRDNTANLSEPASPANSVASAEIAAEFAALSVEEKEQRRAEWSQELARVEEEINTLRTVLASKTRHASDLKRKLGITVWKEVTDDMNQGLKNLKESTVYQRTESVLKSTGEKTASVFGSITSGISSKLSQMKNSESMRSIEASVGSAYENVKTKVTSRSGSVSSFPDALDENNTSSGLNSPTDSITK, from the exons ATGAGCGAATCGGAACCGAATAGCCTGGAGTTCATTGAAGACTCCTATCTGCCTGGCATCGATGATCTCACCAGCACACCGTCGCTGGATCTGGAAACCAGCGAATCCGTCTTGGACTGGTACGAAGATGGGCAGGAGGAGAGCGAAGCTGAGCTATATCTGCGTAATCTGACGCTCGACCAGATATTCTACGATGTGGATTCGGACTACACGAATAGCCTGGAACTGCAGGCCGTGGAGGCGGACTTCATTGGCGCCAAGTTGGCCAATCAAGCACCATCCTCATCGATGGCCAAACGCTTCCGGTTGAAGTTCTTTGCCAAGCGAACCATGCGCGACGTTAAGGTCACGTTCATAGACTTCTCCAAGCCGTATCTGGCGAAAATATCGAACAGTGATAACTACAAGAGATTCCTCAACATTGGGCATAGACGTAGAG ATAATACAGCCAACCTGTCGGAGCCAGCATCTCCAGCTAATTCTGTGGCATCCGCAGAAATTGCCGCCGAGTTCGCTGCGCTTTCCGTCGAGGAAAAGGAGCAGCGTCGGGCCGAGTGGAGTCAG GAGCTCGCCCGCGTTGAGGAGGAGATCAACACGCTGCGAACTGTCCTAGCGTCTAAGACGCGCCATGCCTCCGATCTCAAGCGCAAGCTGGGCATCACCGTCTGGAAGGAGGTGACGGACGACATGAACCAGGGCCTTAAGAACCTCAAGGAGAGCACTGT ATACCAACGCACTGAGTCGGTGTTAAAGTCCACGGGCGAGAAGACCGCCTCGGTGTTTGGCAGCATCACCAGTGGCATTTCGTCGAAACTGTCGCAAATGAAAAACTCTGAATCGATGCGTTCTATCGAGGCTTCGGTGGGCTCTGCCTACGAGAACGTTAAA ACCAAGGTGACATCCCGCTCGGGTTCGGTATCCAGTTTCCCAGATGCCCTGGACGAGAACAACACATCCTCGGGTCTGAATTCACCCACAGACTCAATCACTAAATAG
- the LOC120445959 gene encoding tumor protein D52 isoform X11, whose amino-acid sequence MEDHNTANLSEPASPANSVASAEIAAEFAALSVEEKEQRRAEWSQELARVEEEINTLRTVLASKTRHASDLKRKLGITVWKEVTDDMNQGLKNLKESTVYQRTESVLKSTGEKTASVFGSITSGISSKLSQMKNSESMRSIEASVGSAYENVKTKVTSRSGSVSSFPDALDENNTSSGLNSPTDSITK is encoded by the exons ATGGAGGACC ATAATACAGCCAACCTGTCGGAGCCAGCATCTCCAGCTAATTCTGTGGCATCCGCAGAAATTGCCGCCGAGTTCGCTGCGCTTTCCGTCGAGGAAAAGGAGCAGCGTCGGGCCGAGTGGAGTCAG GAGCTCGCCCGCGTTGAGGAGGAGATCAACACGCTGCGAACTGTCCTAGCGTCTAAGACGCGCCATGCCTCCGATCTCAAGCGCAAGCTGGGCATCACCGTCTGGAAGGAGGTGACGGACGACATGAACCAGGGCCTTAAGAACCTCAAGGAGAGCACTGT ATACCAACGCACTGAGTCGGTGTTAAAGTCCACGGGCGAGAAGACCGCCTCGGTGTTTGGCAGCATCACCAGTGGCATTTCGTCGAAACTGTCGCAAATGAAAAACTCTGAATCGATGCGTTCTATCGAGGCTTCGGTGGGCTCTGCCTACGAGAACGTTAAA ACCAAGGTGACATCCCGCTCGGGTTCGGTATCCAGTTTCCCAGATGCCCTGGACGAGAACAACACATCCTCGGGTCTGAATTCACCCACAGACTCAATCACTAAATAG
- the LOC120445959 gene encoding uncharacterized protein LOC120445959 isoform X3: MSESEPNSLEFIEDSYLPGIDDLTSTPSLDLETSESVLDWYEDGQEESEAELYLRNLTLDQIFYDVDSDYTNSLELQAVEADFIGAKLANQAPSSSMAKRFRLKFFAKRTMRDVKVTFIDFSKPYLAKISNSDNYKRFLNIGHRRRDNTANLSEPASPANSVASAEIAAEFAALSVEEKEQRRAEWSQELARVEEEINTLRTVLASKTRHASDLKRKLGITVWKEVTDDMNQGLKNLKESTVYQRTESVLKSTGEKTASVFGSITSGISSKLSQMKNSESMRSIEASVGSAYENVKVSYEHNNFMCQSHATKVTSRSGSVSSFPDALDENNTSSGLNSPTDSITK; this comes from the exons ATGAGCGAATCGGAACCGAATAGCCTGGAGTTCATTGAAGACTCCTATCTGCCTGGCATCGATGATCTCACCAGCACACCGTCGCTGGATCTGGAAACCAGCGAATCCGTCTTGGACTGGTACGAAGATGGGCAGGAGGAGAGCGAAGCTGAGCTATATCTGCGTAATCTGACGCTCGACCAGATATTCTACGATGTGGATTCGGACTACACGAATAGCCTGGAACTGCAGGCCGTGGAGGCGGACTTCATTGGCGCCAAGTTGGCCAATCAAGCACCATCCTCATCGATGGCCAAACGCTTCCGGTTGAAGTTCTTTGCCAAGCGAACCATGCGCGACGTTAAGGTCACGTTCATAGACTTCTCCAAGCCGTATCTGGCGAAAATATCGAACAGTGATAACTACAAGAGATTCCTCAACATTGGGCATAGACGTAGAG ATAATACAGCCAACCTGTCGGAGCCAGCATCTCCAGCTAATTCTGTGGCATCCGCAGAAATTGCCGCCGAGTTCGCTGCGCTTTCCGTCGAGGAAAAGGAGCAGCGTCGGGCCGAGTGGAGTCAG GAGCTCGCCCGCGTTGAGGAGGAGATCAACACGCTGCGAACTGTCCTAGCGTCTAAGACGCGCCATGCCTCCGATCTCAAGCGCAAGCTGGGCATCACCGTCTGGAAGGAGGTGACGGACGACATGAACCAGGGCCTTAAGAACCTCAAGGAGAGCACTGT ATACCAACGCACTGAGTCGGTGTTAAAGTCCACGGGCGAGAAGACCGCCTCGGTGTTTGGCAGCATCACCAGTGGCATTTCGTCGAAACTGTCGCAAATGAAAAACTCTGAATCGATGCGTTCTATCGAGGCTTCGGTGGGCTCTGCCTACGAGAACGTTAAAGTAAGCTATGAACACAACAATTTTATGTGCCAATCTCATGCG ACCAAGGTGACATCCCGCTCGGGTTCGGTATCCAGTTTCCCAGATGCCCTGGACGAGAACAACACATCCTCGGGTCTGAATTCACCCACAGACTCAATCACTAAATAG
- the LOC120445959 gene encoding tumor protein D54 isoform X12 codes for MEDHNTANLSEPASPANSVASAEIAAEFAALSVEEKEQRRAEWSQELARVEEEINTLRTVLASKTRHASDLKRKLGITVWKEVTDDMNQGLKNLKESTVYQSVEQSVGTFTKTVYEAPLYQRTESVLKSTGEKTASVFGSITSGISSKLSQMKNSESMRSIEASVGSAYENVKALSSVFRWRSQFR; via the exons ATGGAGGACC ATAATACAGCCAACCTGTCGGAGCCAGCATCTCCAGCTAATTCTGTGGCATCCGCAGAAATTGCCGCCGAGTTCGCTGCGCTTTCCGTCGAGGAAAAGGAGCAGCGTCGGGCCGAGTGGAGTCAG GAGCTCGCCCGCGTTGAGGAGGAGATCAACACGCTGCGAACTGTCCTAGCGTCTAAGACGCGCCATGCCTCCGATCTCAAGCGCAAGCTGGGCATCACCGTCTGGAAGGAGGTGACGGACGACATGAACCAGGGCCTTAAGAACCTCAAGGAGAGCACTGT ttacCAATCGGTGGAGCAGAGCGTGGGCACGTTTACTAAAACGGTGTACGAGGCACCACT ATACCAACGCACTGAGTCGGTGTTAAAGTCCACGGGCGAGAAGACCGCCTCGGTGTTTGGCAGCATCACCAGTGGCATTTCGTCGAAACTGTCGCAAATGAAAAACTCTGAATCGATGCGTTCTATCGAGGCTTCGGTGGGCTCTGCCTACGAGAACGTTAAA GCGTTGAGTTCCGTGTTTAGATGGCGTTCCCAATTCCGTTGA
- the LOC120445959 gene encoding tumor protein D54 isoform X8, with translation MEDHNTANLSEPASPANSVASAEIAAEFAALSVEEKEQRRAEWSQELARVEEEINTLRTVLASKTRHASDLKRKLGITVWKEVTDDMNQGLKNLKESTVYQSVEQSVGTFTKTVYEAPLYQRTESVLKSTGEKTASVFGSITSGISSKLSQMKNSESMRSIEASVGSAYENVKVSYEHNNFMCQSHATKVTSRSGSVSSFPDALDENNTSSGLNSPTDSITK, from the exons ATGGAGGACC ATAATACAGCCAACCTGTCGGAGCCAGCATCTCCAGCTAATTCTGTGGCATCCGCAGAAATTGCCGCCGAGTTCGCTGCGCTTTCCGTCGAGGAAAAGGAGCAGCGTCGGGCCGAGTGGAGTCAG GAGCTCGCCCGCGTTGAGGAGGAGATCAACACGCTGCGAACTGTCCTAGCGTCTAAGACGCGCCATGCCTCCGATCTCAAGCGCAAGCTGGGCATCACCGTCTGGAAGGAGGTGACGGACGACATGAACCAGGGCCTTAAGAACCTCAAGGAGAGCACTGT ttacCAATCGGTGGAGCAGAGCGTGGGCACGTTTACTAAAACGGTGTACGAGGCACCACT ATACCAACGCACTGAGTCGGTGTTAAAGTCCACGGGCGAGAAGACCGCCTCGGTGTTTGGCAGCATCACCAGTGGCATTTCGTCGAAACTGTCGCAAATGAAAAACTCTGAATCGATGCGTTCTATCGAGGCTTCGGTGGGCTCTGCCTACGAGAACGTTAAAGTAAGCTATGAACACAACAATTTTATGTGCCAATCTCATGCG ACCAAGGTGACATCCCGCTCGGGTTCGGTATCCAGTTTCCCAGATGCCCTGGACGAGAACAACACATCCTCGGGTCTGAATTCACCCACAGACTCAATCACTAAATAG
- the LOC120445959 gene encoding tumor protein D52 isoform X13: MEDHNTANLSEPASPANSVASAEIAAEFAALSVEEKEQRRAEWSQELARVEEEINTLRTVLASKTRHASDLKRKLGITVWKEVTDDMNQGLKNLKESTVYQRTESVLKSTGEKTASVFGSITSGISSKLSQMKNSESMRSIEASVGSAYENVKALSSVFRWRSQFR; the protein is encoded by the exons ATGGAGGACC ATAATACAGCCAACCTGTCGGAGCCAGCATCTCCAGCTAATTCTGTGGCATCCGCAGAAATTGCCGCCGAGTTCGCTGCGCTTTCCGTCGAGGAAAAGGAGCAGCGTCGGGCCGAGTGGAGTCAG GAGCTCGCCCGCGTTGAGGAGGAGATCAACACGCTGCGAACTGTCCTAGCGTCTAAGACGCGCCATGCCTCCGATCTCAAGCGCAAGCTGGGCATCACCGTCTGGAAGGAGGTGACGGACGACATGAACCAGGGCCTTAAGAACCTCAAGGAGAGCACTGT ATACCAACGCACTGAGTCGGTGTTAAAGTCCACGGGCGAGAAGACCGCCTCGGTGTTTGGCAGCATCACCAGTGGCATTTCGTCGAAACTGTCGCAAATGAAAAACTCTGAATCGATGCGTTCTATCGAGGCTTCGGTGGGCTCTGCCTACGAGAACGTTAAA GCGTTGAGTTCCGTGTTTAGATGGCGTTCCCAATTCCGTTGA
- the LOC120445959 gene encoding uncharacterized protein LOC120445959 isoform X5 codes for MSESEPNSLEFIEDSYLPGIDDLTSTPSLDLETSESVLDWYEDGQEESEAELYLRNLTLDQIFYDVDSDYTNSLELQAVEADFIGAKLANQAPSSSMAKRFRLKFFAKRTMRDVKVTFIDFSKPYLAKISNSDNYKRFLNIGHRRRDNTANLSEPASPANSVASAEIAAEFAALSVEEKEQRRAEWSQELARVEEEINTLRTVLASKTRHASDLKRKLGITVWKEVTDDMNQGLKNLKESTVYQSVEQSVGTFTKTVYEAPLYQRTESVLKSTGEKTASVFGSITSGISSKLSQMKNSESMRSIEASVGSAYENVKALSSVFRWRSQFR; via the exons ATGAGCGAATCGGAACCGAATAGCCTGGAGTTCATTGAAGACTCCTATCTGCCTGGCATCGATGATCTCACCAGCACACCGTCGCTGGATCTGGAAACCAGCGAATCCGTCTTGGACTGGTACGAAGATGGGCAGGAGGAGAGCGAAGCTGAGCTATATCTGCGTAATCTGACGCTCGACCAGATATTCTACGATGTGGATTCGGACTACACGAATAGCCTGGAACTGCAGGCCGTGGAGGCGGACTTCATTGGCGCCAAGTTGGCCAATCAAGCACCATCCTCATCGATGGCCAAACGCTTCCGGTTGAAGTTCTTTGCCAAGCGAACCATGCGCGACGTTAAGGTCACGTTCATAGACTTCTCCAAGCCGTATCTGGCGAAAATATCGAACAGTGATAACTACAAGAGATTCCTCAACATTGGGCATAGACGTAGAG ATAATACAGCCAACCTGTCGGAGCCAGCATCTCCAGCTAATTCTGTGGCATCCGCAGAAATTGCCGCCGAGTTCGCTGCGCTTTCCGTCGAGGAAAAGGAGCAGCGTCGGGCCGAGTGGAGTCAG GAGCTCGCCCGCGTTGAGGAGGAGATCAACACGCTGCGAACTGTCCTAGCGTCTAAGACGCGCCATGCCTCCGATCTCAAGCGCAAGCTGGGCATCACCGTCTGGAAGGAGGTGACGGACGACATGAACCAGGGCCTTAAGAACCTCAAGGAGAGCACTGT ttacCAATCGGTGGAGCAGAGCGTGGGCACGTTTACTAAAACGGTGTACGAGGCACCACT ATACCAACGCACTGAGTCGGTGTTAAAGTCCACGGGCGAGAAGACCGCCTCGGTGTTTGGCAGCATCACCAGTGGCATTTCGTCGAAACTGTCGCAAATGAAAAACTCTGAATCGATGCGTTCTATCGAGGCTTCGGTGGGCTCTGCCTACGAGAACGTTAAA GCGTTGAGTTCCGTGTTTAGATGGCGTTCCCAATTCCGTTGA
- the LOC120445959 gene encoding tumor protein D54 isoform X6 → MEDLSYDKVFEEVAFKGDNTANLSEPASPANSVASAEIAAEFAALSVEEKEQRRAEWSQELARVEEEINTLRTVLASKTRHASDLKRKLGITVWKEVTDDMNQGLKNLKESTVYQSVEQSVGTFTKTVYEAPLYQRTESVLKSTGEKTASVFGSITSGISSKLSQMKNSESMRSIEASVGSAYENVKVSYEHNNFMCQSHATKVTSRSGSVSSFPDALDENNTSSGLNSPTDSITK, encoded by the exons ATGGAGGACC TTT CCTATGACAAAGTCTTTGAGGAAGTTGCTTTCAAAGGAG ATAATACAGCCAACCTGTCGGAGCCAGCATCTCCAGCTAATTCTGTGGCATCCGCAGAAATTGCCGCCGAGTTCGCTGCGCTTTCCGTCGAGGAAAAGGAGCAGCGTCGGGCCGAGTGGAGTCAG GAGCTCGCCCGCGTTGAGGAGGAGATCAACACGCTGCGAACTGTCCTAGCGTCTAAGACGCGCCATGCCTCCGATCTCAAGCGCAAGCTGGGCATCACCGTCTGGAAGGAGGTGACGGACGACATGAACCAGGGCCTTAAGAACCTCAAGGAGAGCACTGT ttacCAATCGGTGGAGCAGAGCGTGGGCACGTTTACTAAAACGGTGTACGAGGCACCACT ATACCAACGCACTGAGTCGGTGTTAAAGTCCACGGGCGAGAAGACCGCCTCGGTGTTTGGCAGCATCACCAGTGGCATTTCGTCGAAACTGTCGCAAATGAAAAACTCTGAATCGATGCGTTCTATCGAGGCTTCGGTGGGCTCTGCCTACGAGAACGTTAAAGTAAGCTATGAACACAACAATTTTATGTGCCAATCTCATGCG ACCAAGGTGACATCCCGCTCGGGTTCGGTATCCAGTTTCCCAGATGCCCTGGACGAGAACAACACATCCTCGGGTCTGAATTCACCCACAGACTCAATCACTAAATAG
- the LOC120445959 gene encoding uncharacterized protein LOC120445959 isoform X1: MSESEPNSLEFIEDSYLPGIDDLTSTPSLDLETSESVLDWYEDGQEESEAELYLRNLTLDQIFYDVDSDYTNSLELQAVEADFIGAKLANQAPSSSMAKRFRLKFFAKRTMRDVKVTFIDFSKPYLAKISNSDNYKRFLNIGHRRRDNTANLSEPASPANSVASAEIAAEFAALSVEEKEQRRAEWSQELARVEEEINTLRTVLASKTRHASDLKRKLGITVWKEVTDDMNQGLKNLKESTVYQSVEQSVGTFTKTVYEAPLYQRTESVLKSTGEKTASVFGSITSGISSKLSQMKNSESMRSIEASVGSAYENVKVSYEHNNFMCQSHATKVTSRSGSVSSFPDALDENNTSSGLNSPTDSITK, from the exons ATGAGCGAATCGGAACCGAATAGCCTGGAGTTCATTGAAGACTCCTATCTGCCTGGCATCGATGATCTCACCAGCACACCGTCGCTGGATCTGGAAACCAGCGAATCCGTCTTGGACTGGTACGAAGATGGGCAGGAGGAGAGCGAAGCTGAGCTATATCTGCGTAATCTGACGCTCGACCAGATATTCTACGATGTGGATTCGGACTACACGAATAGCCTGGAACTGCAGGCCGTGGAGGCGGACTTCATTGGCGCCAAGTTGGCCAATCAAGCACCATCCTCATCGATGGCCAAACGCTTCCGGTTGAAGTTCTTTGCCAAGCGAACCATGCGCGACGTTAAGGTCACGTTCATAGACTTCTCCAAGCCGTATCTGGCGAAAATATCGAACAGTGATAACTACAAGAGATTCCTCAACATTGGGCATAGACGTAGAG ATAATACAGCCAACCTGTCGGAGCCAGCATCTCCAGCTAATTCTGTGGCATCCGCAGAAATTGCCGCCGAGTTCGCTGCGCTTTCCGTCGAGGAAAAGGAGCAGCGTCGGGCCGAGTGGAGTCAG GAGCTCGCCCGCGTTGAGGAGGAGATCAACACGCTGCGAACTGTCCTAGCGTCTAAGACGCGCCATGCCTCCGATCTCAAGCGCAAGCTGGGCATCACCGTCTGGAAGGAGGTGACGGACGACATGAACCAGGGCCTTAAGAACCTCAAGGAGAGCACTGT ttacCAATCGGTGGAGCAGAGCGTGGGCACGTTTACTAAAACGGTGTACGAGGCACCACT ATACCAACGCACTGAGTCGGTGTTAAAGTCCACGGGCGAGAAGACCGCCTCGGTGTTTGGCAGCATCACCAGTGGCATTTCGTCGAAACTGTCGCAAATGAAAAACTCTGAATCGATGCGTTCTATCGAGGCTTCGGTGGGCTCTGCCTACGAGAACGTTAAAGTAAGCTATGAACACAACAATTTTATGTGCCAATCTCATGCG ACCAAGGTGACATCCCGCTCGGGTTCGGTATCCAGTTTCCCAGATGCCCTGGACGAGAACAACACATCCTCGGGTCTGAATTCACCCACAGACTCAATCACTAAATAG
- the LOC120445959 gene encoding tumor protein D54 isoform X7: MEDLYNTANLSEPASPANSVASAEIAAEFAALSVEEKEQRRAEWSQELARVEEEINTLRTVLASKTRHASDLKRKLGITVWKEVTDDMNQGLKNLKESTVYQSVEQSVGTFTKTVYEAPLYQRTESVLKSTGEKTASVFGSITSGISSKLSQMKNSESMRSIEASVGSAYENVKVSYEHNNFMCQSHATKVTSRSGSVSSFPDALDENNTSSGLNSPTDSITK, translated from the exons ATGGAGGACC TTT ATAATACAGCCAACCTGTCGGAGCCAGCATCTCCAGCTAATTCTGTGGCATCCGCAGAAATTGCCGCCGAGTTCGCTGCGCTTTCCGTCGAGGAAAAGGAGCAGCGTCGGGCCGAGTGGAGTCAG GAGCTCGCCCGCGTTGAGGAGGAGATCAACACGCTGCGAACTGTCCTAGCGTCTAAGACGCGCCATGCCTCCGATCTCAAGCGCAAGCTGGGCATCACCGTCTGGAAGGAGGTGACGGACGACATGAACCAGGGCCTTAAGAACCTCAAGGAGAGCACTGT ttacCAATCGGTGGAGCAGAGCGTGGGCACGTTTACTAAAACGGTGTACGAGGCACCACT ATACCAACGCACTGAGTCGGTGTTAAAGTCCACGGGCGAGAAGACCGCCTCGGTGTTTGGCAGCATCACCAGTGGCATTTCGTCGAAACTGTCGCAAATGAAAAACTCTGAATCGATGCGTTCTATCGAGGCTTCGGTGGGCTCTGCCTACGAGAACGTTAAAGTAAGCTATGAACACAACAATTTTATGTGCCAATCTCATGCG ACCAAGGTGACATCCCGCTCGGGTTCGGTATCCAGTTTCCCAGATGCCCTGGACGAGAACAACACATCCTCGGGTCTGAATTCACCCACAGACTCAATCACTAAATAG